The region CGCGTGAACCCAATGATGGTTTCGTCAGCGTTTTATTCGATGTATCGTCTAGAGGAACCGTGGGACAGCGAATGGAATAGCACGCTTGAATTTCGCAGAATTGACTACGATATGTCACCCAAACATCGTTACAACAAGATCGTGCCTACCGACGACATGGTGAAAGAGATCGATCCGGCAGCAACATCCTTTGCATACGGTTGGTGGCAATGCCTTGCCGATTCCGCCCAGAAGTCGACGCATACATCGTATCTAATGCTTGTTGGCCCTCATGCGTTTGGATTGGCCAATGATGCGCGTTCCTTTGATGAAATTACTGATGGGGCATCGATGACAATCGCCGTGGGCGAGACGACGGGGCGCGATATTTCGTGGCTGCAGCCGAAAGATTTTGACGTGGAAACGATGTCGTTTGCGATCAACGACC is a window of Bremerella sp. TYQ1 DNA encoding:
- a CDS encoding DUF1559 domain-containing protein: MPKWLLVFAGGAVVLVLLGFLSVAVYQAREAARANDCRNHLKQVVFALHNYHDTYISKFPPTEMDENSWRIRVNPMMVSSAFYSMYRLEEPWDSEWNSTLEFRRIDYDMSPKHRYNKIVPTDDMVKEIDPAATSFAYGWWQCLADSAQKSTHTSYLMLVGPHAFGLANDARSFDEITDGASMTIAVGETTGRDISWLQPKDFDVETMSFAINDPGTRSLASHHSGGPQVGMVDGSVIQLSPELPPELLRAMITINGGEKIIADENTLGGYRSER